The following are encoded in a window of Corynebacterium marinum DSM 44953 genomic DNA:
- a CDS encoding 2'-5' RNA ligase family protein produces MTSPDNILLHLREEEEHQVREVFAHLAERGFPAQKQTPHITVTFSSAMPGDVVRRAADLLPPLIPARFERVGTVVFGTQRKQTVAWLLETSDELEIAAREISDLNPSGRGPRWTPHLTMGLRLPQEVVPDYIRALNEVTSSRLREVEVVRAALWRPGPRELTVLAGESFAEGTDMKVESGPGRRP; encoded by the coding sequence ATGACGTCACCCGACAACATTCTGCTGCATCTCCGCGAGGAAGAAGAGCACCAGGTGCGTGAGGTGTTCGCGCATCTGGCGGAGCGTGGGTTCCCCGCGCAGAAGCAGACGCCGCACATCACCGTGACGTTTTCTTCGGCCATGCCGGGCGACGTCGTACGGCGCGCCGCCGATCTTCTCCCGCCCCTGATCCCCGCCCGTTTTGAGCGGGTGGGCACCGTCGTATTCGGCACGCAACGCAAACAGACCGTCGCATGGTTGCTCGAAACCTCCGACGAACTGGAGATTGCGGCCCGTGAGATCAGTGACCTCAATCCCAGTGGGCGTGGCCCCCGATGGACTCCACATCTGACGATGGGGCTGCGGCTGCCGCAGGAGGTCGTGCCCGACTACATCCGTGCGCTCAACGAGGTGACTTCTTCCCGTCTCAGGGAGGTGGAGGTTGTCCGGGCCGCGCTCTGGCGACCGGGTCCCCGGGAACTCACGGTCCTCGCCGGGGAGAGCTTCGCTGAGGGGACAGACATGAAGGTCGAGAGCGGCCCCGGCCGTCGGCCCTGA
- a CDS encoding META domain-containing protein has product MLSLLLLLPGCGIISGGRNEALDGTWRFQDFGASAGPSSGNPGLIVTMTLDAGDVSGSTGVNSYQGTYTWKANGFFKFDELAVTERGGAPAAMVFERRFLDSIEDVRSYELVDTKLRLGDGDGGELLVFAPVP; this is encoded by the coding sequence ATGCTGTCCCTGCTGCTCCTCCTACCGGGATGCGGGATCATTTCCGGCGGGCGCAACGAGGCGCTCGACGGGACCTGGCGGTTCCAGGATTTCGGAGCATCCGCCGGCCCCTCTTCAGGCAACCCCGGCCTGATCGTCACCATGACTCTCGACGCCGGCGATGTGTCCGGCAGCACCGGGGTCAACAGCTATCAGGGCACCTACACGTGGAAGGCGAACGGGTTCTTCAAGTTCGATGAGCTCGCAGTGACCGAGAGAGGAGGCGCGCCAGCCGCGATGGTCTTCGAGCGGAGGTTCCTCGACTCGATCGAGGACGTCCGCAGCTACGAGTTGGTGGACACGAAGCTTCGACTGGGTGACGGCGACGGCGGGGAACTGCTCGTCTTCGCCCCGGTCCCCTGA
- a CDS encoding TRM11 family SAM-dependent methyltransferase → MDTSPDSPVDARLAASHETFLSERPPGAEEDVHMIPAIVDHVIECCTNPGDLVLDPFAGFGTTLDRAVRLGRRGVGVELLPERVEHIRRHTPGAVVIEGDARELLPRLTDPGNGVDLVLSSPPYMTATHHDADPLTAYEEDGGNYPRYLRELGAVAKQCARLLHPGGYLVWNVADIFHEGDQTHLIDDCAMVLDAHLRRAALVEIEWDRLPQDLTRDALLVFRRTP, encoded by the coding sequence ATGGACACTTCGCCGGATAGCCCTGTGGATGCCCGGCTTGCCGCTTCCCACGAGACCTTCTTGTCCGAGCGGCCGCCCGGCGCGGAGGAGGACGTCCACATGATCCCCGCGATCGTGGACCACGTCATCGAGTGCTGCACCAACCCCGGTGACCTGGTGTTGGATCCTTTCGCAGGTTTCGGCACCACCCTCGACCGCGCGGTGCGTCTGGGGAGACGGGGTGTCGGTGTGGAACTGCTCCCCGAACGTGTCGAGCACATCCGCCGACACACGCCCGGCGCCGTGGTCATCGAAGGGGACGCCCGTGAACTGCTGCCACGGCTGACGGACCCCGGCAACGGTGTCGACCTGGTGCTCAGTTCGCCGCCCTACATGACAGCCACCCACCACGACGCAGACCCCCTCACCGCCTACGAGGAGGACGGCGGCAACTACCCCCGTTACCTGAGGGAACTCGGCGCAGTGGCAAAGCAGTGCGCGCGGCTTCTCCACCCGGGCGGGTACCTGGTGTGGAACGTGGCGGACATCTTCCACGAGGGCGACCAGACGCATCTCATCGATGACTGCGCCATGGTTCTCGATGCGCATCTCCGCCGCGCCGCCCTCGTGGAGATCGAATGGGACAGACTGCCACAGGACCTGACCCGCGACGCGCTGCTCGTGTTCCGGCGGACACCGTAG
- a CDS encoding SulP family inorganic anion transporter, protein MTSDRPVWERYLPGIGVLRRYERSWLRGDVVAGVTVAAYLVPQVMAYAVIAGLPAVVGLWAILAPMLIYFVLGTSRKLSIGPESTTALMTAAGVGALVGAAGGPERYAEVAAVLAIAVGIVCVVGFVARLGFLTSLLSRPVLIGYLIGIALLMIVSQLGKITKLEVEGESTGDEVVSFLGQVAQAHLPTVALGLTVLVLLYLVNWLAPTLPGPLMVLLLGAAVVAIFGLERYGLEVIGEVPRGLPEPRLPNLGDLEVWSLLPYALGIAVVGFSDNILTGRAFASGRDEVIDSNQELLALGTANLANGFLQGFPVSSSGSRTVLGDAAGARTQVHSLVALLAVVMVLLFAGPVLESFPDAALGALVIYAATRLIDVGEIRRIGRFRRSELMITAATAAAVVFFGVLGGIGFAVALSILDLLRRITRPQADVLGYAPGVPGMHSLDDYPEAASVRGLVVFRYDSPLFFANADNFLEQAMSAVDDADQPVVWFLLNAEANTEIDLTAVDVLEELRTRLEQRGIRFTMARVKQDLYRSLEPTGFIERVGAENIFATLPTGVREYARRYRAEHGELPAGVPRDVVESASPPGPVPFSPDRPDRPQRNS, encoded by the coding sequence ATGACCAGTGACAGGCCGGTGTGGGAGCGCTATCTCCCCGGAATCGGCGTACTCCGGCGCTATGAGCGCTCCTGGCTGCGCGGCGACGTCGTCGCGGGTGTGACCGTCGCCGCCTACCTGGTCCCCCAGGTGATGGCCTACGCGGTCATCGCAGGCCTGCCCGCCGTGGTCGGGCTCTGGGCGATCCTCGCGCCGATGCTCATCTATTTCGTCCTGGGCACCTCGCGCAAGCTGTCGATCGGCCCGGAGTCGACGACGGCGCTCATGACGGCGGCCGGCGTCGGCGCACTGGTGGGGGCTGCGGGCGGGCCGGAACGGTACGCAGAGGTCGCCGCCGTTTTGGCGATCGCCGTCGGAATCGTCTGCGTGGTCGGGTTTGTCGCCCGGCTGGGTTTCCTCACCTCACTCCTGTCCCGTCCCGTCCTGATCGGCTACCTGATCGGCATTGCGCTGCTCATGATCGTCAGTCAGCTCGGAAAGATCACCAAGCTGGAAGTCGAGGGGGAGAGCACCGGGGATGAGGTGGTCTCGTTTCTCGGCCAGGTGGCCCAGGCGCACCTGCCGACGGTGGCGCTCGGGTTGACCGTTCTGGTGCTGCTCTACCTGGTGAACTGGCTGGCCCCCACACTGCCGGGGCCGTTGATGGTGCTGTTGCTCGGGGCCGCGGTCGTCGCAATCTTCGGGCTGGAGCGTTACGGGCTGGAGGTCATCGGGGAGGTTCCCCGTGGACTGCCCGAGCCCCGGCTCCCCAACCTCGGCGACCTCGAGGTCTGGTCACTGCTGCCTTATGCCCTGGGCATCGCTGTGGTGGGCTTCTCGGACAACATCCTCACCGGCCGGGCGTTCGCGTCGGGGCGGGACGAGGTCATCGACTCTAACCAGGAGTTGCTCGCATTGGGCACCGCCAACCTGGCCAACGGCTTCCTCCAGGGCTTCCCCGTCTCATCCAGCGGGTCCCGGACCGTGCTCGGCGACGCGGCCGGGGCCAGGACGCAGGTGCACTCCCTTGTTGCGCTCCTCGCGGTGGTGATGGTCCTCCTCTTCGCCGGACCCGTGCTGGAGTCCTTCCCGGATGCCGCGCTGGGCGCGCTGGTCATCTACGCCGCGACCCGCCTGATCGACGTCGGGGAGATCCGTCGCATCGGCCGCTTCCGTCGCAGCGAGCTCATGATCACGGCCGCCACCGCCGCCGCCGTCGTCTTCTTCGGCGTTCTGGGGGGCATCGGCTTCGCCGTAGCGCTGTCGATCCTGGATCTGCTCCGGCGCATCACGAGGCCCCAGGCGGACGTCCTCGGCTACGCGCCCGGTGTGCCTGGCATGCACAGCCTGGACGACTACCCGGAGGCGGCCTCGGTCCGCGGGCTCGTGGTCTTCCGCTACGACTCGCCCCTGTTCTTCGCCAACGCGGACAACTTCCTGGAGCAGGCGATGTCGGCGGTCGACGACGCGGATCAGCCGGTGGTGTGGTTCCTGCTCAACGCCGAGGCGAACACCGAGATCGACCTGACAGCGGTCGACGTTCTGGAGGAGCTGCGCACCCGGCTCGAGCAGCGCGGCATCCGCTTCACCATGGCGCGAGTCAAGCAGGACCTGTACCGGAGCCTCGAGCCCACGGGTTTTATCGAGCGCGTCGGCGCCGAGAACATCTTCGCCACCCTCCCGACCGGTGTGCGGGAGTACGCGCGGCGCTACCGCGCCGAACACGGTGAGCTGCCCGCCGGGGTGCCCCGGGACGTCGTCGAGTCCGCATCGCCGCCCGGTCCGGTGCCCTTCAGCCCCGACCGCCCGGATCGTCCTCAGCGGAACTCGTAA
- a CDS encoding bifunctional metallophosphatase/5'-nucleotidase → MTTTRLTILQTADLHGQLETHDEFYLEDGQPTYRQAGGVARIRTLFDRVRAENPNTIVVDNGDCFQGSGWTQLTRGQAMVPVMNALGYDVLMPGNWEVVFGKDRLLEVGAEYACTMVCTNMHHAEPGEGESQPLGNDVVGNHLFSPFTVVERDGIRVGILAYNDPNLTKRQAPAYSRGIAMTRPAQSMAHWVRRLREEEGCQVVLVMGHLGIAPQVALADEGFTEGVDYILGGDTHERVRQPLQGRFARVTEPGAFGSFVGRLDLAVDAEGVREVGYELMDVPGDLPEDSEVRAIVDKLRAGHPELEEQIGTTASALQRYYVLETPMDNLITDALFAAASTTLEAAGGKLDIALSNGFRFCPPLVPDEGGSAAIDRQFLWSMLPENSEVKVGSVTGAQIRTWLEKELNNVFSPRADEVFGGWVVRFAGMRVRFVSEAPMGHRLRSVEIGGRPLDPEETYVVAACGRDGDPPTTLCRLRNVADPRLLGFTLHDALEEFLAAGEVTYDLEGRCVAEDLPDRLLGQKHIEGYEFR, encoded by the coding sequence ATGACGACGACACGACTCACGATTCTGCAGACCGCTGACCTGCACGGGCAGCTGGAGACCCACGACGAGTTCTACCTCGAGGACGGTCAGCCGACGTACCGGCAGGCCGGCGGGGTGGCCCGGATCAGGACCCTCTTCGACCGGGTGCGGGCGGAGAACCCCAACACCATCGTCGTGGACAACGGCGACTGCTTCCAGGGCAGCGGCTGGACCCAGCTGACCCGAGGACAGGCGATGGTGCCGGTCATGAACGCGCTCGGCTACGACGTGCTCATGCCGGGCAACTGGGAAGTGGTCTTCGGCAAGGACAGGCTGCTGGAGGTCGGTGCGGAGTACGCCTGCACCATGGTGTGCACCAACATGCACCACGCCGAACCCGGGGAAGGCGAATCTCAGCCGCTGGGCAACGACGTCGTGGGCAACCACCTGTTCTCCCCCTTCACTGTGGTCGAGCGCGACGGCATCCGGGTGGGAATCCTCGCCTACAACGACCCCAACCTCACCAAGCGGCAGGCCCCTGCCTACAGCCGCGGCATCGCCATGACGCGCCCGGCCCAGAGCATGGCCCACTGGGTGCGACGCCTCCGGGAGGAGGAAGGCTGCCAGGTGGTGCTCGTCATGGGGCACCTGGGCATCGCGCCGCAGGTGGCGCTCGCGGACGAGGGCTTCACCGAGGGAGTCGATTACATCCTCGGCGGCGACACCCACGAACGCGTCCGGCAGCCGCTGCAGGGCAGGTTCGCACGTGTCACGGAACCCGGCGCCTTCGGCTCCTTCGTCGGCCGCCTCGACCTGGCGGTGGATGCGGAGGGTGTCCGCGAGGTCGGCTACGAGCTGATGGACGTCCCTGGGGACCTGCCGGAGGACAGTGAAGTCCGGGCGATCGTCGATAAACTCCGCGCCGGCCACCCGGAACTGGAGGAGCAGATCGGGACCACCGCGAGCGCGCTGCAGCGCTACTACGTGCTCGAGACACCGATGGACAACCTCATCACCGACGCCCTGTTCGCCGCAGCGTCCACGACGCTGGAAGCTGCCGGCGGGAAGCTCGACATCGCGCTGTCCAACGGTTTCCGGTTCTGCCCGCCGCTCGTCCCCGACGAGGGCGGGAGCGCGGCCATCGACAGGCAGTTCCTGTGGTCGATGCTGCCGGAGAACTCCGAGGTCAAGGTGGGAAGCGTCACGGGGGCGCAGATCCGCACGTGGCTCGAGAAGGAATTGAACAACGTTTTCTCCCCACGGGCCGACGAAGTGTTCGGCGGTTGGGTCGTGCGATTCGCGGGAATGCGGGTGCGGTTCGTCTCCGAAGCGCCCATGGGACACCGCCTGCGTTCCGTCGAGATCGGCGGGCGCCCGCTCGACCCGGAGGAAACCTACGTCGTGGCGGCCTGCGGGCGCGACGGCGACCCGCCGACCACACTGTGCAGGCTCAGGAACGTGGCGGATCCCCGCCTGCTGGGGTTCACCCTCCACGACGCACTTGAGGAGTTCCTCGCCGCGGGCGAGGTCACGTACGACCTCGAGGGCCGCTGCGTGGCCGAGGACCTGCCCGACCGCCTCCTGGGCCAGAAGCACATCGAGGGTTACGAGTTCCGCTGA
- a CDS encoding type 1 glutamine amidotransferase domain-containing protein: MSPHILHVVTNTAHFDDPSEKTGLWLSELTHAWEVFEGRGFEQTIISPVGGYVPLDPRSLKFPAKEKTAEAWLSGPAKMSLLGDTPRAADVDAADYDAVYFAGGHGAMYDFPDNVDLQRITREIFEASGVVSAVCHGYCGLLNTRLSDGSLLLDGREITGFSWLEEKLVLVDKLVPYDVEKQSKERGASYRKAKLPFAPFTVADGTLITGQNPASAKETAERVAEVLATVGRADA; the protein is encoded by the coding sequence ATGAGCCCTCATATCCTGCACGTGGTCACCAATACCGCCCACTTCGACGACCCGTCCGAAAAAACCGGCCTGTGGCTGTCCGAACTCACCCACGCCTGGGAGGTTTTCGAGGGCCGCGGCTTCGAGCAGACCATCATCAGCCCGGTCGGCGGCTACGTGCCCCTGGATCCGCGTTCGTTGAAGTTCCCGGCCAAGGAGAAGACCGCGGAGGCGTGGCTCTCCGGCCCCGCGAAAATGTCGCTGCTCGGTGACACCCCCCGTGCCGCCGACGTCGACGCCGCCGACTATGACGCCGTCTACTTCGCCGGCGGCCACGGCGCCATGTACGACTTCCCCGACAACGTCGACCTCCAGCGCATCACCCGGGAGATCTTCGAGGCCAGCGGCGTCGTTTCCGCGGTCTGCCACGGTTACTGCGGGCTGCTCAACACAAGGCTGTCGGATGGTTCCCTGCTTCTCGACGGCCGCGAGATCACCGGTTTCTCGTGGCTCGAGGAGAAACTGGTGCTCGTCGACAAGCTCGTTCCCTACGACGTCGAGAAGCAGAGCAAGGAGCGCGGGGCGTCGTACCGGAAGGCGAAGCTCCCGTTCGCGCCTTTCACGGTCGCGGACGGCACGCTGATCACCGGCCAGAACCCGGCGTCCGCGAAGGAGACGGCGGAGCGGGTGGCGGAGGTGCTGGCCACCGTCGGACGCGCAGATGCATGA
- a CDS encoding dihydrofolate reductase family protein yields MGTIYCTATSLDGFIADENHSLSWLFATPGYADDPEGRYGDDATLDFERMMGDVGAIVCGASTYAWLESELTKDGQPFVWPYAQPSWVVTHRDITPVAGVELFAGDVAQLHPRLVEAAGGKDVWVVGGGDLAGQFADHGLLDLMWIHQCPVVLGRGKPLLPRRLRLHRERVERDGQFTAMLFRVVGPEP; encoded by the coding sequence ATGGGCACCATCTACTGCACCGCCACCAGCCTGGACGGTTTCATCGCCGACGAAAACCACAGTCTCTCCTGGTTGTTCGCCACCCCGGGGTACGCCGATGACCCGGAGGGGCGGTACGGCGACGATGCGACGCTGGACTTTGAGCGGATGATGGGGGACGTCGGGGCGATCGTCTGCGGCGCCAGCACCTACGCATGGCTGGAAAGCGAGCTGACCAAGGACGGGCAACCTTTCGTCTGGCCCTATGCGCAGCCGTCCTGGGTGGTGACCCACCGTGACATCACCCCGGTCGCCGGGGTCGAGCTTTTCGCCGGGGATGTGGCGCAACTTCATCCCCGCCTGGTCGAGGCGGCGGGAGGAAAGGACGTGTGGGTCGTCGGAGGGGGAGACCTGGCGGGTCAGTTCGCCGACCACGGGCTGCTTGATCTGATGTGGATCCACCAGTGCCCGGTGGTTCTTGGGCGGGGGAAACCGCTGCTGCCGCGCCGTCTCCGCCTCCACCGCGAGCGTGTGGAACGCGACGGCCAGTTCACCGCCATGCTCTTCCGCGTCGTCGGCCCCGAACCTTAG
- a CDS encoding tocopherol cyclase family protein — translation MSFLQRYRSTGADLPFGDPLRAHHGVAMEGYFWRITDPGTGRVIIALCGANQGPRGSWATVGLAAWPNGFLRTDALDGSWTDPEGLGVRGGTVGRTGSPAFEGDDRRLRVDLGADAKLDVTFHDLDPWPHRSLGGSSVFQAVPRLNQYWHPWLLGGKATGTATVGGEKWHFEDAQVYGEKNWGREGFPGYWWWGQAQGFDDPEACVAFAGGLVTDGRLRVEVTGLVVRLPDGRVIRLGNPVVSPVRTRTSDDQWHLSGRGYGWRIEVDATAPLDQAFVLPVPLPSEHHNTPGDLEHLVGDMEVSVHRFGRHVWTGKTSLAALEHGGLDRARGELRRRGLDETLPAAPPLRSGS, via the coding sequence ATGAGCTTCCTGCAGCGCTACCGCTCCACCGGAGCAGACCTGCCCTTCGGTGACCCCCTCCGGGCGCATCACGGGGTGGCGATGGAGGGCTACTTCTGGCGTATCACCGATCCCGGCACCGGCCGCGTCATCATCGCGCTGTGCGGAGCGAACCAGGGTCCGCGGGGCTCGTGGGCGACGGTGGGTCTCGCCGCGTGGCCCAACGGTTTCCTCCGCACCGATGCCCTGGACGGTTCGTGGACCGACCCGGAGGGGCTCGGCGTGAGGGGCGGGACCGTCGGCCGGACAGGCTCCCCGGCTTTCGAGGGCGACGACCGTCGGCTCCGGGTCGACCTCGGTGCCGACGCGAAACTCGATGTCACTTTCCACGACCTCGATCCCTGGCCGCACCGTTCACTGGGCGGCTCAAGCGTGTTCCAGGCCGTGCCCCGCCTCAACCAGTACTGGCACCCCTGGTTGCTCGGCGGCAAGGCAACCGGAACCGCGACCGTGGGCGGCGAGAAGTGGCACTTCGAGGACGCGCAGGTGTACGGGGAAAAGAACTGGGGCCGCGAGGGCTTCCCCGGATACTGGTGGTGGGGCCAGGCGCAGGGTTTCGACGACCCCGAGGCCTGCGTCGCCTTCGCCGGCGGCCTGGTCACCGACGGCCGGCTGCGCGTGGAGGTCACCGGCCTGGTCGTGCGGCTTCCCGACGGCCGCGTCATCCGCCTGGGCAACCCCGTGGTCAGCCCGGTGCGGACCCGCACCAGCGACGATCAATGGCATCTGTCCGGGCGCGGTTATGGCTGGCGCATCGAGGTCGACGCCACTGCCCCACTCGACCAGGCCTTCGTGCTGCCCGTCCCGTTGCCCAGCGAGCACCACAACACCCCCGGTGACCTGGAGCACCTCGTGGGTGACATGGAGGTGAGCGTGCACCGTTTCGGCCGGCACGTGTGGACGGGGAAGACGTCGCTTGCTGCACTCGAGCACGGCGGGCTCGATCGGGCCCGAGGTGAACTACGCCGCCGAGGGCTGGACGAGACGCTGCCCGCGGCCCCGCCCCTCCGATCGGGGTCCTGA
- a CDS encoding alkene reductase: protein MSDHDTAHPLFSPAELGRLELDNRVVMAPLTRIRAESDGTPTELMKEYYAQRASFGLIITEGTWPVQEGRTWGRQPGIETDAHVAAWREITDEVHARGGRIVMQMMHGGRISHPELTGTGRIVAPSEIASPNPIRISSGKVDAPVPHALTGEEIQKVIGQFVAGARNAMSAGMDGVQVHGANGYLIHEFLAPSANTRTDAYGGSPLNRARFAVEVLTAVAEAIGPENTGLRLSPEHNIQGALENDREDVLATYLALAEGVAGLGLAHVEIVHHEPEGELVQALREAFGAPLILNTGFSRFSTRETAFGLVDRAGADAVSVGRSALANPDLVQRWREDGPLNDPDPETFYGGGARGYTDYPALQRA from the coding sequence ATGAGTGATCACGACACCGCACATCCGCTGTTCTCCCCGGCTGAACTGGGCAGGCTCGAGCTGGACAACCGGGTCGTCATGGCCCCGCTGACCCGGATCCGGGCGGAGTCCGACGGGACCCCGACCGAGCTGATGAAGGAGTACTACGCCCAGCGCGCATCCTTCGGCTTGATCATCACCGAGGGCACCTGGCCCGTACAGGAGGGCCGCACGTGGGGGCGTCAGCCCGGCATCGAGACCGACGCGCACGTCGCGGCCTGGCGGGAGATCACCGACGAGGTGCACGCCCGGGGCGGGCGGATCGTCATGCAGATGATGCACGGCGGACGCATCTCCCACCCGGAGCTCACGGGCACCGGGAGGATCGTCGCCCCGAGCGAGATCGCCAGCCCGAACCCGATCCGCATCTCCTCCGGCAAGGTCGACGCCCCGGTGCCCCACGCTCTGACCGGGGAGGAGATTCAGAAGGTCATCGGGCAGTTCGTGGCCGGGGCGCGCAACGCGATGTCGGCAGGCATGGACGGTGTGCAGGTGCACGGCGCCAACGGCTACCTGATCCACGAGTTCCTCGCACCCAGCGCAAACACCCGCACCGACGCCTACGGCGGCAGCCCGCTCAACCGCGCACGCTTCGCCGTCGAGGTCCTCACCGCGGTGGCGGAGGCCATCGGCCCGGAGAACACCGGCCTGCGGTTGTCCCCGGAACACAACATCCAGGGCGCGCTGGAAAATGACCGGGAGGATGTTCTGGCCACCTACCTCGCACTGGCGGAGGGGGTGGCGGGCCTCGGGCTGGCGCACGTCGAGATCGTCCACCACGAGCCGGAGGGCGAGCTGGTGCAGGCCCTGCGCGAGGCCTTCGGCGCCCCGCTCATCCTCAACACCGGTTTCAGCCGCTTCAGCACCCGGGAGACCGCCTTCGGGCTCGTCGACCGCGCCGGCGCGGACGCGGTGTCGGTCGGCCGCTCGGCGCTGGCCAACCCGGACCTGGTGCAGCGCTGGCGCGAGGACGGACCCCTCAACGACCCCGACCCGGAAACATTCTACGGCGGCGGCGCGAGGGGCTACACCGACTACCCGGCCCTCCAGCGCGCCTAG
- a CDS encoding SRPBCC family protein translates to MASVRVEVHGPAAPEEAWERYLHPERWTTWAPHLTSVAASTAVLRRGTTGTVTALGVVPARFEVLSVDPESRSWSWAVRVGPVELVLHHSLSSLSARAGGSDAPGTAAGITMTGPWPVLTAYRPLMRRALRRLVR, encoded by the coding sequence GTGGCCTCGGTGAGGGTGGAGGTGCACGGCCCCGCGGCACCCGAGGAGGCGTGGGAACGCTACCTCCATCCGGAGCGGTGGACCACCTGGGCCCCGCACCTGACCAGCGTGGCCGCGTCGACGGCTGTTCTGCGGCGCGGCACCACCGGCACCGTCACCGCGCTCGGCGTCGTGCCGGCCCGTTTCGAGGTCCTGTCGGTTGATCCGGAATCGCGCTCCTGGTCCTGGGCGGTGCGCGTCGGGCCGGTGGAACTGGTCCTGCACCACAGCCTCAGCAGCCTCAGCGCGCGGGCGGGCGGCAGTGACGCGCCGGGCACGGCTGCCGGCATCACGATGACGGGGCCGTGGCCGGTCCTGACGGCGTACCGGCCGCTGATGCGTCGGGCGCTGCGGCGGCTGGTCCGCTGA
- a CDS encoding NAD(P)/FAD-dependent oxidoreductase, which yields MDADVIVIGAGLAGLQAARRLQDNGLTVTVLEGSDAVGGRVRTDRVDGFLVDRGFQILNPAYPAVRDFIDVRALRLQHFGVGVMVRDGSGLSTLAHPLRHPRLLLETLRSGYVTPGEVFALARWLAPTLIRETASSRATGDATLADALDAAGVTGPLRRSILDTFLSGVLADAGGTTSANFVRLLLRAFAFGAPGLPAQGMQALPEQMAAQLTRPPLPELKVAAVRDTGGGVEVETDAGVLGGRMAVVAAGPVEAAELTGITAPAMNGLTTWWFSVQESPLAEKFLLLDATGTAGGPAGPVVHAAVVSEAAPSYAPAGRHLVEATTLLGPEGGDADEAAVRRDLERMYGTSVTGWELIARHEIPRTLPAQPPPLIDRRTQRVGDHVFVAGDHRDTASINGALVSGDRAAWAVAGLLRGRNEV from the coding sequence ATGGACGCAGACGTCATCGTCATCGGAGCCGGCCTGGCAGGTCTGCAGGCCGCTCGCAGGCTGCAGGACAACGGACTCACCGTCACCGTGCTGGAGGGGTCCGACGCCGTCGGCGGCCGGGTGCGCACGGACCGGGTCGACGGTTTCCTCGTCGACCGCGGATTCCAGATCCTCAACCCCGCCTACCCGGCCGTGCGGGACTTCATCGACGTCCGCGCGCTTCGGCTGCAGCACTTCGGCGTCGGCGTCATGGTGCGCGACGGCAGTGGACTGTCGACGCTCGCCCACCCGCTCCGGCACCCGCGGCTCCTGCTTGAGACGCTGCGCAGCGGTTACGTGACCCCCGGCGAGGTCTTCGCCCTGGCCCGGTGGTTGGCGCCCACTCTCATCCGCGAAACAGCCTCCTCCCGTGCCACGGGCGACGCGACGCTCGCCGACGCGCTCGATGCCGCCGGCGTGACGGGGCCGTTGCGCAGGAGCATCCTCGACACCTTCCTCAGCGGCGTGCTCGCCGACGCCGGCGGCACCACCTCCGCCAACTTCGTCCGGCTGCTTCTGCGTGCATTCGCCTTCGGGGCGCCCGGGCTTCCCGCCCAGGGGATGCAGGCCCTGCCGGAGCAGATGGCCGCGCAGCTCACCCGGCCACCCCTCCCCGAGCTGAAGGTCGCCGCCGTGCGCGACACCGGCGGCGGCGTGGAAGTGGAGACCGACGCCGGTGTCCTGGGCGGGCGCATGGCTGTCGTGGCGGCGGGCCCGGTGGAGGCCGCCGAGTTGACCGGGATCACCGCGCCGGCCATGAACGGGCTGACCACGTGGTGGTTTTCCGTGCAGGAATCGCCGCTGGCCGAGAAGTTCCTCCTGCTGGACGCCACCGGCACCGCGGGCGGCCCGGCGGGACCCGTCGTGCACGCTGCCGTGGTTTCCGAGGCGGCCCCCTCCTACGCCCCTGCCGGCCGGCACCTGGTGGAGGCGACGACGTTGCTGGGTCCGGAGGGCGGCGACGCGGACGAGGCGGCGGTCCGCCGCGATCTGGAGCGGATGTACGGCACCTCCGTGACCGGGTGGGAGCTCATCGCCCGCCACGAGATCCCCCGCACTCTGCCGGCCCAGCCGCCGCCGCTGATCGACCGCCGCACCCAGCGCGTCGGCGACCACGTCTTCGTCGCCGGCGACCACCGCGACACCGCCTCCATCAACGGTGCCCTCGTCTCGGGGGACCGGGCCGCCTGGGCCGTCGCCGGCCTTCTCCGGGGCCGGAACGAGGTCTGA